gtagatataaggattgaattgcaaagtaagctataagttttgtgttttagggactaaattgaggaaaattcggaattaagaaaatatgttgaaaatttaatagttaaatttgagtttaaatgaaatttgaataggaacaagttgtgaattggtgttataaatttggttattaacattttacatcaaaacagttttgggaagtagcaatggtctgactttgaaaattcactaaaaattttataaattgaactagaggatgaacaaaatatggaattaaagcttattgagtctagtttcttatagtagaaacagtgtaagcaattaattgatgaatcaagatatatttgaaattttgtaatactggttcggggtgatttcgagatgccctgttttaactttgtaaaatcattaaaaattgtacaaaaattattatggagtgtaatttatatatgtggactccttaatgaatctagtttcaaaataaataaacaagaaccttattcgagttctgtacaatgagataatttatttttagtagagagaggtcagaactgtcaaatgaaataataggggagtatttaacgaataaactgtactaaatggctagaccaaaaattctggaaattttatggttagaagatatatgagtctagttttaagaaaaatttacggatattaatttggagtttcgtagctcaatatataaataatttagtaacaatgactcaagtagacagcttaatggtgaaattatatatatacattaaaaatggttaaatttgcaagtttaggctcatgaattaaattgaataatgttgtattgatgattataaattattattttcgtagccaacaaagaacctaaagcatcagcatcgaaaggaaaggagaaagtcatcgaggactaaaacgggagaattacggtgtgtattactataattcgaattttaattattattgattgctgaaattttaattgttatgtatggtaaataagacttgaggtaagtatgtgaaattgaaattagaaaaagtaaaataataccctattaactcgtcggactagattcgatacaaatggcatgccattggatttgtgatgaagagattgtagttcggccgagaagatgtttctgttattatatacttcggtttatccgaataggcatttaatgccttattggtgtgtttgggaggatatattataccggtgtgttatgaaggatttacaatattccgggtgtgtttgggttggatattctggtgtgtttgggtggaaatcCGCGTATTTGTCATAGTCTgagctttgttaatagggtaaataattgaaatgaaaatttgaaaatgaggTTATTTGTTAATAGAGTAAATgattgatgtttgtaatttattaatgttaaatagtcttggattatagtaataccactgagtatatccatactcagcgtacggttgttttcgtgcgcaggttagtagaagtcaagtgtcccggctcagcatccagaacaatcccgactccaacacaaacttggtgatttatatttttcttttgggtaaaggtggcatgtacataggtgttatttagtcacttgaatatgtatattactttgggtagtgaatgatgaattataaaatttagatggttaaatgaaatggtaaggaaagtacatgatattttgatacattaacatcaagttgttaaatgaatgaagtttttaatcaattttgaatgatgctataatagttattaaattaaaattttgttaataatataaatattagtatatgaatgtgaaatattggtgttggttgttttggtttgaatttgcaggaggtttaggtaaaaataagcagaaatgctgccaaaatttttataaaaaaatttggaatactcgaacaagtcccgttctacttttaatacgtgtttgaacttcgagagttcaagatagggacttaattattatattatactctgaaagttatattaattgtaaattattcgtaagttttttgatatgtccggtaatgcctcataacctcgttccggtaacggtttgggattagggggtgttacactttatTTCCCGTTGTTAAATATTTCTATcggtaattttttgaaattttttattttataagtagtATAGATATTATATTCGAAGTAATAGTCTTAATCGTTTATTAATTTTACTGATTTAATCCTAATGTACCGCACTAAttatacgaaaaagaaaaagaaaacaaataggaAGAAGCAAAAATTGTTATTTACACATTGTTTCTCCTCCGGTATTGGCATACAAATGATTGATTTGCACCTGAATCCTTAACCAAACCCCATCCCAAATTCCTAAATTCTATGCCTACGGCTAATCCCGTTTTCCAGCGCTtgattctcttttcttttcttcaaattcCTCCGTCTCCTCTTTCGAACAGAAtctgagaatcctgttttccaaAATCCAGCGGATATCCCAAAACTCAATCCGAAATAGAATGATCGTGCCAACACAAAAGCATGGAGACACAACGTCCCAGGATGTAAAACCTTGTTTTCTGTTGCTTTGCCATCAACAAACAACGATTCCCGAAACTAGGCTGCCGAGGTTTTTGAGACCTGAGACAAGGATTGGATTTGGTGCTTGAAAAAAAGCAAGTAGCATTAGACATGGCGGATTCTGAAGGCGAAGCTTATGACACAGGATTGTTTTTGATGTTGATGATTCTTCCTCTGCCTTGGCGAACGAATTCAAATGACTGCTTGAAGCTTTATATAAACGTTTGAAGATAGTGGCCCCCAcgttttttattttagattacgTGTACTAGTCAATTCCTGGAAGCTAacctccttttttttttggtatgacATTGTTGCCCTCCGTGTTTTTTAAGAAATTggcaaatattattttatttttcggaTGAAGTGGGGAAGGTAgccttgataattttttttaatatttatttatttaaataatttgattgacatatcaaattaacaattaaataatattaagaaaaggatctttatgaaatgattttttaatatttaagaatatattattgttaataattattttgtttaaatagtttgattaacaaaaaaaatcattatccTGGACTTTCTATATGGAATTTTTTAGACGAAGTATGGGGAAAAGTTGAACTAAAAATTAAGATCACCGATctaaagtttttcttttattgcATAATATAAGAAGATAAcactattaaaaagaaaaagaaaaaaaagtggaCAAAATGATAAATTTCTATGAGTAGCATTTGTCATGGTCAAAAGAATACTTGGGCGATATAACCGACAATAGATGAAGTGGCGAATTTCGTTATAGGTATCATAGAAAGGAATTTAGCTTACTTAGCTTAAAATAATCTTTCTTTAAAGATAACATCAgtttaaatcataaataattaaaaaaaactaattattaacttttgttcaaaacattattaataaatattatttaaaaaatttcaccaaaaaagattttttttaaaaaagaagaagccaaAACAGAGGTTTGGCAGAAACTTCCATCTTACTTTTCTTTTCATAAAAGAATCTAGGGAAGAGATGGGAACAAATTCAATTTCAAAGTGTAATGAAGGAACCAGATCAGATGCCGCCCCCACCACATTCGATCACCGTCTATCCCCCTACGTGGCATTCTTGTCGTCATTTTGCACGTGTTTTCCGTGGCGGCCTAAACAACTAGCTGGgaataagaatataaattttatataaagaaagaaagtagAGCTGAACTCACTGTTGAATTGACTATCAAAATCTATGTTATTTTGGGtagaaattttgatatatttatgtatcATAACTATATTTACATATCTGGATACCCAGTTCAATTCAGTGATCAAACCGCTTCTAGACTTTATGTAATCTTCTTTTTTTGCTTTCGGCTGCTGTGGAATTGAAATTTGATTAGAAAATATCACCCAATTTGGGACCCACCTTATCTTCAAAGCGGTAGGTGggcgtaaatatttctaatatggGCAGCGGTTTTTGTCGTCTGTTTCCCTTGTGGAGGCGGGGCCAGCCGCTCCGGCTCATGTAGAGCCCACAAACGAAATAGTGCAGACTCTAAAGGGCCTTCCCAACAGCAACAATTATTAGTATGAGTAGGAAAATTGGTAGAAGGGCCGGGTTTTGAGTTGTATTTGAAAGTTCGAAAACCGCTTGATGTATGAGTTAAGTTTGGGTTCGTAGAATAAAAGGATTAGCTTAAATAAGGtctttttttttggggtttaaatTAGTATCCAGTTTTCAACAACAAAACGCTAATACTTTTTTGTAGTAAAGATTTTATGTGTAActgtatgaatttttttattgtattgaaTCACTGTTAAAGGTTGATGTTTATGTACCTATATTTTGTAtcctaatttattttaatttatgaaatgttttattttgacaaaaaaaattgtctattataaatttatttcaatagtAATAAAAAATGTCCTGATTAAAGTGTCGTTTCATTGCTTTTTATAAATTCAGAATCACTAGCTCATTTTGTTTgcctttttttttatgaatttttttttataatgccATAagataaggttttttttttgttcatactCAAATGGTTATATTTGAAgttggaaaaaaagaaagatagcCAGAGTCACAATGTATAGACaaagtttattattatatcatcaagattgaataatatttatttaattttttaaaattatgaataaattaatgttttccgtatataaaatttatacttacTAAAACAATCACTCaattttcatattatataaaatattaaaaatataattattaagtgttacagaaaaatgggaaaaaattaaacacacttaataaatttaaaaataatatgaatatattCATTTTTATGCAAATTTATGAAAATCCGCCACGTCCTACTCAAGACCAGATCTCTTGCTTCCTAATTAGTCTTTTTAAGGGAAATGGGAAAGTTgcaaaactaaataataatagtaagaaTAATAACAGCAACTTGAACAAACATTACAACGTTACTTATCATAAAAGATCAGATGATTATCTAAAACTCTACCCAACTGATGCATCATAACGTTACTAAATGcatcaatttgttttattttttaactatataaaacttaaaaataaggTACATGTGTTTTCAAATTTCAAAGCCTAAAACTCGACTCAGCACATGAATGAACTCAAGAGGTGCAGTCAACTGAGGATAATGCCTATCAGCATTAATAAATTCCACAGTTGCTTCCCCTTTGATCTTCTTCTGCATGTAGTATGCAACAGAATTTGGCACCACAAGGTCATTTTTTACCTGAACAATGGTGCATGGAGTGGTAACCTTCTCCAGAGTTTCCCTTTCATCGCTGCGAAATATTGCTTTGGCTAATGGGAGCACAAATTCTGGGTTCATACTCTTCAGGCATTTAAAGTAGTGTTCGATGGAGAGGGGATCATTATTGTCCACAAGAAGCTTAGCAAAACTTGATGTCCAATGCTCGTAATCTGATTCTATGCTTGACATCATGTTGTCAATTGCTGCACCATCAAATCCTCCTTCGTAATCATTTGTAGTAATGTACCtgtgtttattaatttaatagcaTTAgaggaataaaattttaattttgaattaattttaacaaaatacataaataattatatttatctaattaaaattaattttatacatatacCAAACTAAAATTTATGCAAAAGGGTTCTTTATAccgtaataaattttaaataattttacacatttatgtaattttatatatgatttctattttaataatttaactgttaaatttaacaatatatttatatttatcatacatataaatttttaaattgatttaatatatttatatctaaaatataatagttaaattattaaaatattatttatattataaaataatgtaaaactACCTCAAATTTAGGTATAGACTAGATATTTTTCcgataatataatttaacaagtGGGAGAATTTTGAAGCACGAAAACACATGGGACAAGCGGACCCAGATTTATCAGTACACATTTATTGTTATTCTGATTTGAAAAGAACataaatttcttcttctttttctgaaaaaaaaaagaaaaatattcagaaaatCCATTTATTCACAGAGAAGAATATGCCGAAAAGATGATTGAAAGTATACAAAACAGCTGACGGAAATCATGGAAAGAAAATCGAATTAGGCAAAGTTATTCAAATTGTTCATTGTCAATAAAGAAAATTCGTGACCATATATGTTGCATATAAAGctttttttttcagaaaaaataaagaaaaagaagaacaaaTACCTAGGAGAAGATCCGACAAGTATGAGTTTGCTAAAAAGTTGAGGTCTTTTAATGGAAGCAATACATCCGATCATACCAGACATAGAATGGCCAACAAAGACTGAGGAAGTCAAGTGGAGTTCATCCATAAGGGCTATTAAGTCATCAGCAAAGGCATCAAAGGAGGTGTATTTCAAAGGATCATAGAGGTTGGGATCTTTGACAGTTCCAGAACAAAGCCAGTCAAAAAGGAGAACATGATAATGTTTTGTCAAGTAAGGAAGGATTTTGTCCCAGAGAGATTGGTCTCCTCCGAACCCATGTGCAAGAATCATGGTCTCACTCCCCGACCCAATTACTCTTGCGTTCATGGCTGCTTTAAGACTCGTTTGTAGCATCGACATGTTTGGCCAGAGAAGAGAGTCGGTGATGTCTGTTGCTGGTGATACTTATAGGCACCGAACTAGGGAGTGGTTTAATTATTACTTGATTGGTTTTAATGAATCAAGCTAGGTTTGTTATATAACATGATTGGATCTCACTTGGtctagtttaattataaattagacCCACTGAATTTGTGTGCAACACATTTCTTATAAAACTAGTTGTTTGATTTACTTTAATGCGATTGGGTCCATTGGGACCTTATTCACATTTCTCATTGACTTTTCACTTTATCTACgataaaccttaaaatataaaaataaaaataattatttgatttataattCGTGTTTTTAGAATTCACAATCattattaaaaatgtaataagtattttatttgtttataaatataaattttaattttttattatacatgttaaattctaaaattgtttataaaattttaaaaatctctaCAATTTATGAGATAACTTTCCTAAATGCTCGAGAATTATACAATATGATGATATAGAAAGTTGTTGCAAAGTTATAGACttttttgaaggttttttttttcttcttttcacattcttttagaaattaaatataataaaaatataaataagatattaatattagtaaattatttaaatttaatttaaaaaaaattaagctcgATTCAATTCTTTAgtccaaattaataaaaatcaaccaCATCCAATTTAAAAACAAGATATCTAAATTACTAATTAatatagttaaaataaaataatattaaatccaAAAAGGATAAATAGTGCAAAACTAATAGACAAACATTAAAAGACAAATAACTAAAATTAGAACCTTAATTATCGTATCAGACGACGACTGGGTTCTTTTTTCTTGTgacctttttttctttatttttttaaataattttgacttttaatttttaaaatctagTCTTTTAGATGGAAAAAgctgattaaaatattaatcaaatattttaaattcaacttaaataatttcaaatcatGCTAGTCGAATTTTCTATAATCTCTCTACAGctcatatttataatattttcacaaaaaattttatataatattagtattttaaccatttaatccttaaatttaaaaattaattaaaattactttacgaaataattttatttaactatCAAGTTTATAAATCTAtcgtaaaaaaaaacaaactttgGCCGAAGCTTTGGTTTGCCAATAATGGGTGAAACGGTTTTGCAAAGTGaaaagaacatatttaaaataaatggatTTACCATATAAAGccattatttcatgtttttacgTCTGtttaatacaaataaacttataatgattaattttttgtaacttttataatttagttctttttacttaattatgtatccaaacgttaaattttttcaactaaattttaatataatactatattaacactataaatattaaataaataataaaacaactaaaattaaCATACACATTCAAAGGCAAATAACTAAAATTAGGACCTTAATTATCTTAAAAGACGATAACTGGGTGCGTTTTTCTAGTGACCTTTTTTTTACAttgatgttattttttaaaatttaatctaattcCATTTCTTTAGATGAAAAAGGCAAAttatactattaaaattttaatggcactaacataaaaatttaagtgACAATTAGTGTGtgatttataaaattcaaaaagatatgtaaaaaatagtaaaaaaatcaaaatatcatttgaaaagctcttaaaagtttttaaaaataattacttgaatTTTTATGCAGTCTACCATATTAATGctactaaaattttaatagttcaatCACCTTTTccatttataaaaaattacaatttaactaaaatttaacaattgagagtagaagtaataaaaaaaatcaatgtgaTAAAAgcgatatatatgtatatatattaagggCTACCATGTCAAAAATATCTcacaactttattttatttttattctataattgtgggtttatcataaaaataattattgcaGATTTTTTGATTGTTTAGAAAATTAGGGTATTATTCTCTCTCTCCAAAAGTGATCATGTTAGATGATAGGTTTATTATACCTGTGacatatgatatattttttttaaaagagagaTTTGACTAGTGATAATAGAGGTGAGAAAAACTcgaatcaatttaaaaaaaattgaaaaataaatttcgagttaattaaATCGAGTTATTTGCTTTCTTCAAGTCAATTTGAATAGGTAATTCGAgtttcgagtcgagttgaattttacaattcgaatagtAGATTGGTGAAAATACCCCTTTGGCCCCTATCAGttttgaaaatgagtaaattgatctctttcaacaaaaaatacaaaataatttttaaaattcaaaatatttataaaaatttcaaaatttgtggtttctaaacaattataaaatttttaaaaagtaaagaacatataaaaattttaaaaatttagaattttctaaaataataattttaagacttaaataagttaattaacgATTGAAGTTTAttatactaaattattttttttccttattttactttgaaaaagttttcaaatatatatggtttcaaatttatatgctaATTATATTGTAAgcagattttaatttgacatgtttaactttttaatttaacttgaacaattttACTTGACTTGACTTGACTCGActtaaatttcatttcacttgacTCATTTCGGAAAATATTTAAATCgagttaagataataaaataagacttatcaactcaattaattcaaaatttttttctcaatttaattcaaCACTAAACCTTAAGATGCAATTCACACGATTTTGCTATGATAAACCTTTGAAAtcgataataataatattaataaaaccaaCTCGTGAATTTAGCTTCTTTTTGCACCAAAATACGAGACCTACATTTAAAGCGTgtgtaattttctttttctaaatcaCAAGCTGTGAAATCTGGTTAAACTACCATACGAAATAACGATTTCACTAAATAGATCAcatttaagttcatttttttaaaattcagttgGTACCGTTTAATGTGTCGAAAACATTTGTGGGACTAATTTTTCCTAATAATAAAAAGTTagattatttttctaaataaaattttaaattacaataaaaaaaaaccctaaagggTACAGACTACATAGTTTAAAAATTCTTCTTGGATATATTTTCTCTTTCACGCATATACATTCACATAGATAGCCATTTCTGATTTTATCTTCTTATATGATCAAATTTCAAAGTCTAAAACTCGACCCAACACATGAACCAACTCAAGATGTGCAGTCAACTGAGGAAGATGCCTATCAGCCTTGACAATCTCCACAGTTGTTTCCCCTTTGATCTTCTTCTGCATGTAGTATGCAACAGACTCCGGCACCACAAGGTCATTTGTGGTCTGAATTATGGTGCATGGTGTCGTAACCTTCTCCAGAGTTTCCCTTTCGTCGCTACAAAATACTATTTTAGCTAATGGGACCACAAATTCTGGGTTCATACTCTTCAAGCATCTTAAATAGTGTTCGATGGAGAGGGGATCATTATTGTCAACAAGAAGCTTAACGAAACTTAATGTCCAATTCTCGTAGTCTGATTCTATGCTTGTGATCATGTTGTCAATTGTTGCACCCTCTAATCCACCCTCGTAATCACCTGTATTAATGTACCTGTGTTAATCAATTTAGTTGCATTAGAAATAGAAACTAAAGATTTAAAGAAGGagcagttttttttttctagatttttttgtttgtttcaggaaagtaaagaaaagaagagaaatacCAAGGAGAAGCTCcgacaagaatgagcctgctaaAAAGTTGAGGTCTTTTAATGGAAGCAATGCAGCCGATCATACCAGACATGGAATGGCCGATAAAGACTGAGGATGTCAGGTGAAGTTCATTCATAAGCGCTATTAAGTCATCAGCGAAGGCATCAAAGGAAGAGTATCCAAAGGATCATAGAGGTTGGGATCATTGACAGCTCCAGAAAAGAGCCAGTCAAAAAGGAGAACCTGGTAATGTTTTGTCAAGTAAGGAAGGATTTTGTCCCAGAGAGATTGGTCTCCTCCGAAGCCATGTGCAAGAACCATGGTCTCACTCCCCGACCCAATTATTCTTGCGTTCATGGCTGCTTGAAGACTCATTTATAGCTTCGACATATTTGGCAGATATTGACAGAGAAGAGAGACAGGGAGCTGAAGCTGAAGCTTGTTTTTTCGGTGCTGTCTGCTGCTGATCTGAGTTTCGGTTTATAGGGCGTAGTttagttataaaaaaaaaaaagaacactaaAAGGACAACTTTTTGCCGTTGGTATCTTGTTCAAGAAAACCTTGTTAAAAGACTTTTGGATACTCAAACGGTTAATCGCACTAAACTgtctcaaattatttttaatctgttcttaaattttaaaatattataatttatttttataacaaaATGTAAATTACAAACTTAGACGaatagaaataaatttttaaaaaatatatatattttatagtaaaaattaagcgaaaaaaaatcatttttgagcTGAGGTATTAAAGAAATATAATGTaacaattttcaataaaaaataaatgcattTTAATCATTAAGACCATTTGGTTACTTACTTAAATTCGACTCAAGATTCTTTattgtttgaaaatgaaattgtgaaattcaaAGATTTGGGAAAAAAACAAACAAGGAATAAACTGAAATCTTGGACATTATGACTATCTAtatccttcaattttttttttgagagtaTATCCTTCAAATGATATTAGGTAAAAGGGCACATCAGTTGAACATAGACttatctcaaaaaaataaaataaaaaatcaacgtAGATTTTTTGGTCTAATAATCAATCAAACATTATAAAAGTCGTAAAGCTAATTATGAGttctggaaaaaaaaagaagagagtaAAGCTGATTTCCTTTGCCTCATGTATATTAAAAACGAGGTTTTAATGAATCAGTCTatcttaattatataataatagaatTGGATCTCACAAgtcttaaaaattaataaaaataatttgattttttatttattaatttcttatCCATATATGTGATTTTGAGGAAAGAATAAGCAAAATAGATAAGTTCgggatttatttttattcataggAGACGGTCCTTGAAGATGCTGACTTCAATATACACAGTGCATTTTATATATAATAGTTAGAAGGGTAGAAGGTTGAAAAATAAAGCAATAAAACTTTGTTATGCATGCCTGAGAGGTTTTCAAGGATGGCATGGTTAAGATGATTGAGAAACGATAAAGTGAAATTAGTAATGGGAAAGGTGGGGAGGCTGAAAATGATTGAGCAGCCAGTtactttgaaaattaatttttcaaattcatatttacaattaaaaaataatttttttatggttggaaaataaatatataacttcCCGTAATCTGATAAAGGTTtgtatcaaaattaaaatttgaaaatacg
The sequence above is drawn from the Gossypium hirsutum isolate 1008001.06 chromosome A05, Gossypium_hirsutum_v2.1, whole genome shotgun sequence genome and encodes:
- the LOC107907234 gene encoding strigolactone esterase D14, with product MSMLQTSLKAAMNARVIGSGSETMILAHGFGGDQSLWDKILPYLTKHYHVLLFDWLCSGTVKDPNLYDPLKYTSFDAFADDLIALMDELHLTSSVFVGHSMSGMIGCIASIKRPQLFSKLILVGSSPRYITTNDYEGGFDGAAIDNMMSSIESDYEHWTSSFAKLLVDNNDPLSIEHYFKCLKSMNPEFVLPLAKAIFRSDERETLEKVTTPCTIVQVKNDLVVPNSVAYYMQKKIKGEATVEFINADRHYPQLTAPLEFIHVLSRVLGFEI